A single genomic interval of Bradyrhizobium sp. sBnM-33 harbors:
- a CDS encoding DNA/RNA non-specific endonuclease, whose product MQIDTEVVATTTARVDSKRGELKAPAAKPDLPKDRADRVTRYINENRTPDDIAALERAMGTNDLLSLHYFWAGIRAARSVGCIKIPPSPGDRGGSATGFMIAPTLLLTNWHVFKMPEVAGRSRVQFAYESDPLGNDRIPTWFSFAPDKFFFKNKDLDYCVVAVDPLSKQGTEELASFGWLRLNPQLGKADYGQFLSIVQHPGGQSKQIAIRENKLLPFDDTEDFLTYQSDTFRGSSGSPVFNDLWDVVALHHSGKPLKDSQGRYIGHDGQPITDHKPLEHEIKWIANEGVRTSRLVADIRKQAARHDLLPVLEAAIQGTIKPTAAELEIDVEPSARPTFAPQLIPASLPSEGFSLVLPLNVSLKVESLSNPPSIRSLIPEVKPLAAPAIVASAEPDELLLEKLNFDTDYSDRQGYDENFLGRDRIAEFPTIESEDPKLIAPLRGRAGKVLHYHHYSCMLHAQRRMPVLSACNTDYSKGQRKIKGRETFGKDEWITDSRMDEKYQLPKGFYDRWKRLDFGHLVRRDDNCWGASKTEIEYANSDTFHLTNCTPQHEAFNRDKFGFHGLWGRLENHISRQASSDRTLARLSIFAGPIFTMRDLKLEDEEAGNVYVPLSYWKVVVAPTRSGSIKAFGFVTSQKQELADDSPFEEFSPEGFEDEQATLAEIERRTVVRFSATLKAADVMNDRPVQEEELMPLSSFEDVWMGKK is encoded by the coding sequence ATGCAGATTGATACTGAAGTAGTCGCCACGACGACCGCGCGAGTCGACTCGAAGCGCGGTGAACTCAAGGCACCTGCGGCAAAGCCTGATCTTCCGAAGGATCGGGCGGATCGCGTCACTCGGTACATCAATGAAAACCGGACGCCCGATGACATCGCCGCCCTAGAGCGCGCGATGGGAACGAATGACCTACTGAGCCTACACTACTTCTGGGCAGGCATTCGTGCGGCCCGTTCTGTTGGTTGCATCAAAATACCACCGTCGCCGGGTGATCGCGGAGGGTCTGCTACTGGCTTCATGATCGCCCCCACACTCCTGCTAACGAATTGGCATGTTTTTAAGATGCCGGAAGTAGCAGGCCGCTCGCGTGTCCAGTTCGCATACGAGTCGGACCCCCTTGGAAATGACCGAATCCCCACCTGGTTTTCCTTCGCTCCTGACAAGTTCTTCTTCAAGAATAAGGATCTCGATTATTGCGTCGTGGCGGTCGACCCTCTTTCAAAGCAAGGGACGGAAGAGCTGGCGAGTTTCGGATGGCTTCGCCTGAATCCTCAACTCGGCAAGGCGGACTACGGCCAGTTTCTTTCCATCGTTCAGCATCCCGGAGGCCAGAGCAAGCAGATAGCCATTCGTGAAAATAAACTATTGCCCTTCGATGACACTGAAGACTTTCTCACCTACCAGAGCGATACCTTCCGAGGCTCGTCAGGCTCGCCAGTGTTCAACGATCTTTGGGATGTCGTTGCCCTACACCACTCGGGAAAGCCACTGAAAGATAGCCAAGGTCGCTACATCGGTCACGACGGCCAGCCCATTACCGACCATAAGCCGCTGGAGCACGAGATCAAATGGATAGCAAACGAAGGCGTCAGGACCAGCCGGCTCGTAGCTGACATCAGGAAACAGGCTGCTCGTCATGATCTCCTGCCGGTGCTTGAGGCGGCTATCCAAGGAACGATCAAGCCAACTGCAGCCGAACTCGAAATCGACGTGGAGCCGTCAGCACGGCCTACTTTCGCACCGCAGCTCATTCCAGCAAGCCTGCCGAGTGAGGGATTCTCACTCGTCTTGCCACTAAACGTCTCGCTCAAGGTTGAAAGCCTTTCGAATCCTCCTTCTATCCGCTCGTTGATCCCGGAAGTAAAGCCATTGGCTGCTCCGGCCATTGTCGCAAGTGCTGAGCCTGACGAGTTGTTGCTGGAGAAGCTTAACTTCGACACCGACTATAGCGATCGACAAGGCTACGACGAAAACTTCCTCGGCCGCGACCGTATTGCGGAATTCCCGACCATAGAGAGCGAAGATCCGAAGCTGATTGCTCCCTTGCGGGGCCGCGCCGGCAAGGTCCTCCACTACCATCACTACTCGTGCATGCTGCATGCACAACGGAGAATGCCGGTCCTTTCGGCCTGCAATACCGATTACAGCAAAGGCCAGAGGAAGATTAAGGGCCGCGAAACCTTTGGAAAGGACGAGTGGATAACCGATAGCCGCATGGACGAAAAGTACCAGCTGCCGAAAGGCTTCTATGATCGGTGGAAGAGACTCGATTTTGGCCATCTCGTGAGGCGAGATGATAACTGTTGGGGTGCGTCAAAGACAGAGATTGAGTACGCGAATTCAGACACGTTTCACCTGACGAACTGCACGCCCCAGCACGAAGCATTTAATCGCGATAAGTTTGGTTTCCACGGCTTGTGGGGGCGGCTCGAAAATCACATTAGCAGGCAAGCATCCTCCGATAGGACGCTGGCACGCCTGTCGATCTTTGCTGGTCCAATTTTCACGATGCGGGATCTGAAACTTGAAGACGAGGAGGCAGGCAACGTTTATGTGCCGCTATCCTATTGGAAGGTAGTCGTTGCACCGACCAGGAGCGGCAGCATCAAGGCGTTCGGCTTCGTCACATCGCAAAAGCAGGAGCTAGCTGACGATTCACCGTTTGAGGAATTCTCGCCAGAAGGCTTCGAAGACGAGCAAGCGACATTGGCGGAAATCGAAAGACGCACTGTTGTCCGGTTTAGTGCGACGTTGAAAGCGGCCGACGTCATGAATGACCGGCCCGTGCAGGAGGAGGAACTTATGCCCCTCTCGTCATTCGAAGATGTCTGGATGGGGAAGAAATAA
- a CDS encoding phosphocholine cytidylyltransferase family protein, protein MNTNAPKKGVILAAGFGSRLRPLTDLRPKPLVEVNGTPILYNALRNLEAVGVKEVTIVVGYRKDDIQYACGSRFGELEIKYVESSVFDRTGSAYSLWLARDTLRSGNCFLLEGDVFFEENALRYLMVSQATDVAAVALATFRRKNRGSEGRGQPRRQREAPRGPRGDERPRLALEVDYLWSDCSSITRPMLMRLSATTPSPTQRFIPVLPL, encoded by the coding sequence ATGAATACCAATGCGCCCAAGAAAGGCGTCATTCTGGCCGCCGGCTTCGGCTCTCGTCTAAGACCGTTGACGGATTTGCGGCCGAAGCCCCTGGTCGAGGTCAACGGCACACCAATCCTCTACAATGCCCTGCGAAACCTGGAGGCGGTGGGCGTCAAAGAGGTAACGATTGTCGTAGGCTACCGCAAAGACGACATTCAATATGCCTGCGGCAGCCGCTTTGGCGAGCTCGAAATCAAGTATGTCGAGTCGTCGGTCTTCGACCGTACCGGCAGCGCCTATTCCCTGTGGCTGGCGCGCGACACGCTTCGTTCCGGAAACTGCTTTCTTCTCGAAGGCGACGTCTTCTTCGAAGAGAACGCGTTGCGTTACCTGATGGTCAGCCAAGCAACCGACGTGGCTGCAGTCGCTCTAGCTACTTTCCGGCGCAAAAATCGCGGCTCTGAAGGGCGGGGTCAACCACGCAGACAACGAGAAGCCCCGCGGGGGCCGCGGGGCGATGAGAGGCCAAGATTGGCGCTGGAAGTGGACTACCTTTGGAGTGACTGTTCTTCCATCACGCGACCGATGCTCATGAGATTGTCAGCGACAACGCCGAGCCCGACCCAGCGCTTCATTCCAGTGCTGCCTTTGTAG
- a CDS encoding Ulp1 family isopeptidase, translating into MSGHLDQSDGQASGSGIPLQPPLVLGPTELLGDEHITADYTLLERELQRDNSDLAARTRFLRPAQAHLLRLTKDEDTRQETLRGIVNDEDGNDTANFLFVPVNDGGVGGGGTHWSLLLVDRREPEGRVAYHYNSIRRSNSTGASQLAGRLGTRLEPARMARQGNNYDCGVFVLDATRTLVGRLAEGQRPDDEPLHLDNLVADRQALRDRLRGRPHFATR; encoded by the coding sequence TTGTCCGGCCATCTGGATCAATCGGATGGACAGGCCTCAGGATCGGGCATCCCGCTGCAGCCTCCGCTGGTGCTCGGTCCCACGGAATTGTTGGGTGACGAGCATATCACGGCGGATTACACACTGCTTGAGCGGGAGTTGCAGAGGGACAATTCGGATCTGGCCGCCCGGACGCGGTTCCTGCGGCCCGCGCAAGCTCATCTGCTGCGCTTGACCAAGGACGAGGACACCCGGCAGGAAACCTTGCGGGGGATCGTCAACGACGAGGATGGTAACGATACCGCCAACTTCCTGTTCGTGCCAGTGAACGATGGCGGTGTCGGTGGCGGCGGTACGCATTGGTCGCTGCTGCTCGTTGATCGCCGCGAGCCGGAAGGGAGGGTTGCCTATCACTACAACTCCATCCGGAGATCTAACAGCACCGGGGCAAGCCAACTCGCAGGAAGGCTGGGCACTCGCCTTGAACCAGCCCGCATGGCCCGACAGGGGAACAATTATGATTGCGGCGTCTTTGTCCTGGACGCCACACGGACGCTGGTTGGACGATTGGCGGAAGGACAGCGGCCTGACGACGAGCCGCTTCACCTCGACAACCTCGTCGCCGATCGGCAGGCACTTCGGGATCGACTCAGGGGTCGTCCGCATTTTGCGACGCGGTGA
- the tssA gene encoding type VI secretion system protein TssA, protein MIDSWVVVRDSIDARARHGAAPVPGPVPTGINVRDAAEFERLEAEVRRMDADGPAAVDWSKVSTLSLHILSNQSKDILVACWATYGLFRTGGYQGLAVGLGVLRGMVDAHWEGLFPPIRRERARVGAIDWLIGRVGPEVAENAPTDADYAAVLAAYEVLDDLDRQLREKLVNEQAALGKLLRALQPHYEQAKRAISAAAERATEAAQAAEEAAAAPAVSTPPVEEAQPAAAEASLPAGADGDWAGLIDRLPDMLRQAAAVRRVASPSDPKVYLLNRIGSWLRFDALPPDTGGRTMISPPDDHIFALEAKLAAGQHADVVNLAEEIVWTAPFWLDAHRHAAKALEQMGPLFEPAAAAVRAAVALLATRYPRTLAFQFDDGRPFADEETRAWAAVGAADVSTGRDPIDEAVAEAHRLIGSGHRQAALEELSRALDRATGERARFVGQLAQARFCIEAGFVTTAIPLLEHMEEVIAERNLGSWEPGLALDVAELRFRALTHSDSLQMLDGPRRRAAMEKIRTRVTAIDIARASMLGA, encoded by the coding sequence GTGATCGACTCATGGGTGGTGGTTCGAGACAGCATCGATGCGCGTGCGCGCCACGGCGCTGCCCCTGTGCCGGGCCCCGTGCCCACCGGCATTAATGTCCGTGATGCGGCCGAATTCGAACGGCTCGAAGCCGAGGTGCGGCGCATGGATGCCGACGGACCAGCTGCGGTTGATTGGAGCAAAGTCAGTACACTGTCGCTCCATATCCTGTCGAACCAGTCAAAGGACATTTTGGTCGCCTGCTGGGCGACCTATGGTTTGTTTCGGACTGGAGGATACCAGGGTCTTGCCGTCGGTTTAGGCGTTTTGCGCGGCATGGTGGACGCCCATTGGGAGGGCCTCTTTCCGCCGATCAGGCGGGAACGGGCGCGCGTCGGAGCGATCGATTGGCTCATTGGTCGCGTTGGACCGGAGGTGGCGGAGAATGCGCCGACCGACGCCGACTATGCGGCAGTGCTCGCCGCCTATGAGGTGCTCGATGATCTCGATCGCCAATTGCGCGAAAAGCTGGTCAATGAGCAAGCCGCTTTGGGCAAGTTATTGAGGGCCCTGCAACCGCATTACGAACAGGCCAAGCGAGCGATCTCCGCGGCGGCTGAACGTGCGACCGAGGCCGCCCAAGCTGCCGAAGAGGCCGCTGCCGCACCGGCCGTATCCACTCCGCCGGTTGAGGAGGCTCAACCGGCAGCAGCGGAGGCATCGCTACCGGCTGGCGCCGATGGCGACTGGGCCGGCTTGATCGACCGCTTGCCTGATATGTTGCGGCAGGCTGCGGCTGTCCGGCGCGTCGCCTCGCCTTCAGACCCGAAGGTCTATCTGCTCAATCGCATTGGCTCATGGCTGCGTTTTGATGCGCTGCCGCCTGATACGGGGGGCCGCACGATGATATCGCCGCCCGACGATCACATCTTTGCGTTAGAAGCAAAGCTCGCGGCCGGTCAGCACGCCGATGTGGTGAATTTAGCCGAAGAGATCGTCTGGACAGCGCCGTTCTGGCTCGATGCTCACCGGCATGCCGCCAAGGCGCTGGAGCAAATGGGGCCGCTCTTTGAGCCGGCGGCCGCGGCGGTGCGCGCGGCAGTAGCTCTGCTGGCCACACGCTATCCGCGGACCTTGGCGTTTCAATTCGACGACGGCCGGCCGTTTGCGGACGAGGAAACGCGTGCCTGGGCCGCGGTGGGCGCAGCGGACGTGTCGACGGGCCGTGATCCTATCGATGAAGCGGTTGCCGAGGCACACAGGCTCATCGGCAGCGGGCACCGGCAGGCCGCACTCGAGGAGCTGTCGCGTGCGCTAGACCGCGCGACCGGAGAACGAGCGCGGTTCGTGGGCCAGCTTGCGCAAGCACGTTTCTGTATCGAAGCCGGATTCGTCACGACCGCCATCCCGCTGCTGGAGCACATGGAAGAGGTGATCGCCGAGCGCAACCTCGGAAGCTGGGAGCCTGGGCTTGCGCTCGACGTCGCCGAATTGCGCTTTCGTGCGCTGACTCATTCTGATTCGCTGCAAATGCTTGACGGGCCGCGCCGTCGCGCCGCGATGGAAAAAATCCGAACGCGGGTCACGGCCATCGACATTGCACGCGCGAGCATGCTTGGCGCCTAG
- the tssB gene encoding type VI secretion system contractile sheath small subunit translates to MSQESSVAPKERINIRFKPATGNLKEDVELPLKLLVLGDFTGRADDRPIEERELVNIDKDNFNEVVKSQELTLHISAENRLDDQPESGKLSVSLAFESLKDFEPERVAQQIPELRALTELRAALIALKSPLGNVPSFRKAIQNLLEDHGARPRLLSELTSKSE, encoded by the coding sequence ATGTCGCAGGAAAGCTCGGTCGCTCCAAAGGAGCGCATCAATATCCGCTTCAAGCCGGCAACAGGCAACCTCAAGGAGGATGTCGAGCTGCCGCTCAAATTGCTGGTTTTGGGCGACTTCACCGGACGGGCTGATGACCGCCCGATTGAGGAGCGCGAGCTCGTCAATATCGACAAGGACAATTTCAACGAGGTTGTCAAAAGCCAGGAACTGACTCTTCATATCTCCGCCGAGAATAGGCTCGACGACCAGCCTGAATCCGGTAAGCTGTCGGTGTCGCTGGCGTTTGAGAGCCTGAAGGACTTCGAACCCGAGCGTGTCGCACAGCAAATCCCCGAATTGCGCGCCTTGACCGAATTGCGCGCGGCCCTGATCGCCCTGAAGAGCCCCCTCGGCAACGTGCCGAGCTTCCGCAAAGCCATCCAGAATTTGCTTGAAGACCACGGCGCGCGGCCGCGGCTCTTGAGCGAGCTCACCAGCAAGAGCGAGTGA
- the tssC gene encoding type VI secretion system contractile sheath large subunit, protein MTDTSAQQPAEVTTTTTDLSLVDQVLVETKMTPCDEGYDLARRGVAAFLSELIKPSRADEQVNNALVDQMIAEIDRKISAQLDGVLHMDEFQRLESAWRGLKFMVDRTDFRQNIKVEILSVSKDELLTDFEDSPEIVKSGLYKHVYTAEYGQFGGQPVAAMISAYEFGSGGQDVKLMRYMSAVAAMSHAPVIASAAPNMFGVERHEEIAGLKDLQSVFEGPKYAKWNSFRESEDARYFGLTLPRFLLRLPYGPETVPVKAFNYQEASDGETDNYLWGNAAFAFATRLAESFAKYRWCPNIIGPQSGGAVEDLSLHTYEAMGQLQTKVPTEVLISDRREFELAEQGFIALTMRKGADNAAFFSANSVQKPKYYGNSQEGKAAELNYKLGSQLPYMFIINRFAHYIKVLQRENIGSWKSRQELQGELNNWIRQYVADQENPSAEVRSRRPLRKAEIIVEDVEGEPGWYRVGIAVVPHLKYMGADFALTLKGKLDKQ, encoded by the coding sequence ATGACCGACACAAGTGCGCAGCAGCCGGCCGAAGTCACCACCACGACCACTGACCTTTCGCTGGTGGATCAAGTCCTCGTCGAAACCAAGATGACCCCGTGCGACGAGGGTTACGACCTCGCCCGCCGGGGCGTCGCAGCTTTCCTCAGTGAGCTCATCAAACCGAGCCGCGCCGACGAGCAGGTCAACAACGCCCTCGTCGATCAGATGATTGCCGAGATCGATCGCAAGATCTCGGCCCAGCTCGACGGTGTGCTGCACATGGACGAGTTCCAGCGGCTCGAGTCGGCCTGGCGCGGGCTGAAGTTCATGGTCGACCGCACTGATTTCCGTCAGAACATCAAGGTAGAAATCCTCAGCGTCAGCAAGGATGAACTGCTGACCGACTTCGAGGACAGTCCGGAGATCGTCAAGTCCGGCCTGTACAAGCACGTCTACACCGCAGAGTACGGCCAGTTCGGCGGCCAGCCCGTCGCAGCCATGATCTCGGCCTACGAGTTTGGCAGTGGCGGCCAGGACGTCAAGCTCATGCGGTACATGAGCGCGGTGGCCGCCATGTCGCATGCACCGGTCATTGCCTCCGCTGCACCGAACATGTTCGGCGTCGAACGTCATGAGGAGATCGCGGGTCTGAAAGATCTGCAATCGGTGTTCGAGGGACCAAAATACGCCAAGTGGAACTCGTTCCGCGAAAGCGAGGACGCTCGCTATTTCGGCCTGACGCTGCCGCGCTTCCTGCTGCGCTTGCCCTATGGTCCAGAGACCGTTCCGGTGAAGGCGTTTAATTACCAGGAGGCCTCAGATGGCGAAACCGATAACTACCTCTGGGGCAACGCTGCTTTTGCCTTTGCGACGCGCTTAGCCGAAAGCTTCGCCAAATATCGCTGGTGCCCGAACATCATCGGCCCCCAGTCTGGCGGCGCAGTTGAGGACCTCAGTCTGCATACCTATGAGGCAATGGGGCAATTGCAGACCAAGGTGCCGACTGAGGTTCTCATCTCGGACCGGCGCGAGTTCGAACTAGCCGAGCAGGGCTTCATCGCGCTGACCATGCGCAAGGGGGCTGACAATGCCGCTTTCTTCTCGGCTAATTCCGTGCAGAAGCCGAAATATTACGGGAACAGCCAGGAAGGCAAGGCGGCCGAGCTCAACTACAAGCTCGGCAGCCAGCTGCCCTATATGTTCATCATCAATCGTTTCGCGCACTACATCAAAGTGCTGCAACGCGAGAACATCGGCTCTTGGAAGAGCAGGCAAGAGCTGCAAGGCGAACTGAACAACTGGATCCGTCAGTATGTCGCCGATCAGGAGAATCCGTCGGCAGAGGTGCGCTCGCGGCGGCCTTTGCGAAAGGCGGAGATCATCGTCGAGGACGTCGAAGGTGAACCGGGCTGGTATCGCGTCGGCATCGCCGTCGTTCCACACTTGAAGTACATGGGCGCGGATTTTGCTTTGACGCTCAAGGGTAAGCTCGACAAGCAGTAG
- the tssE gene encoding type VI secretion system baseplate subunit TssE yields the protein MFDRSLMERLEDATATNQPSFDRFRASVLENLRRVLNSRQGCCETRPDFGMPELNEAVGQGADAVRALARSLKQQIETFEPRLKNVLIRFHADPDNPLQLSFHVNATLNYNDQVEPVAFDAIFEKHVQVRG from the coding sequence ATGTTCGACCGCAGCCTTATGGAGCGCTTGGAGGACGCGACGGCGACCAATCAGCCCTCGTTCGACCGTTTCCGGGCAAGCGTCCTGGAAAACTTACGTCGGGTTCTGAACTCGCGCCAGGGCTGCTGCGAAACACGGCCGGACTTCGGCATGCCCGAGCTCAACGAGGCGGTCGGGCAGGGAGCCGACGCGGTCCGCGCGCTCGCCCGTTCGCTTAAGCAGCAGATCGAGACATTTGAGCCGCGCTTGAAGAATGTTTTGATCCGCTTTCATGCCGATCCCGACAACCCGCTGCAGCTGAGTTTCCACGTCAACGCGACGCTCAATTATAACGACCAGGTGGAGCCGGTTGCCTTCGATGCGATCTTCGAGAAGCACGTCCAGGTGAGGGGCTGA
- the tssF gene encoding type VI secretion system baseplate subunit TssF → MALNPYYEDELSYLRELGTDFALANPKLAPFLGRDATDPDVERLLEGFAFLVARLRQKLDNEFPEFVHGLLRMVWPQYLQSLPPITTLAFAAKPSASAASPNVPAGTSVRSRPIEGTNCTFVTCYPIDVLPLEINDVQLENRTNSARLILGIKATGQQNLSCLKNGRLRLFFSTEREPQVGRYLLTWLCRHVTQATVTVADRQVVTIGAAQIAPIGFSDDEAVLPWPRNAFSGFRIIQEYLSYPSKFLHVELSGLEPVGTHMETECRLSLEFQRPFPAQLRVGKGQICLNCTPAINVFSHEASPIRLKRTKTEYRVLASGGPNFSIRSVDRVTGYVQGRPERTEFEPFDLLRHDLPGAERNRAYFRERIRPAVVGRGVDHYVSFVDRLDIGQHPPIDVASLQLTCSNGPIADRLPVGAVDLPTSDTPRAVTFSNITTVVAEVPPPVNDGLFRRLTANLARNYGAMVNVDALRTILGSYDFRAVYDVQARRRLELLLEGLDQFVTTDTDHVVRGAAIRMRNIELAVVDSKIGGEGELFLLGSVLDAFFATFAGINMLHRFSVRGTESNAHYLWPARSGLITPL, encoded by the coding sequence GTGGCCCTTAATCCCTATTACGAGGATGAGCTGTCCTATTTGCGCGAGCTCGGCACTGACTTCGCTTTAGCCAATCCGAAGCTTGCGCCATTTCTCGGGCGTGACGCAACGGATCCCGACGTAGAGCGGCTATTGGAAGGCTTCGCCTTCCTTGTCGCGCGGCTGCGCCAGAAGCTCGACAACGAGTTTCCCGAATTCGTCCACGGCCTGTTGCGGATGGTATGGCCGCAATATCTTCAATCTCTGCCGCCCATTACGACTCTGGCCTTTGCCGCGAAGCCATCGGCGAGCGCCGCGAGCCCGAACGTACCGGCCGGCACGAGCGTTCGCTCGCGTCCAATTGAGGGAACGAACTGCACGTTCGTCACCTGCTATCCAATTGACGTGCTGCCGCTGGAGATTAACGACGTTCAGCTCGAGAACCGGACAAATTCGGCTCGACTTATTTTGGGTATCAAAGCAACCGGCCAGCAAAACCTGTCATGTCTTAAGAATGGTCGGCTCCGCCTCTTCTTCTCGACGGAGCGAGAGCCACAAGTGGGGCGCTATCTGTTGACTTGGCTGTGCCGGCACGTCACGCAGGCAACCGTCACGGTGGCGGATCGACAAGTCGTCACGATCGGAGCCGCACAGATCGCACCAATCGGCTTCAGCGATGACGAGGCGGTCTTGCCCTGGCCGCGCAACGCCTTCTCAGGATTCCGGATCATTCAGGAGTATCTGAGTTACCCGTCGAAATTTCTCCACGTCGAACTGTCTGGTCTCGAGCCGGTTGGGACCCACATGGAGACGGAATGCAGGCTCAGCCTCGAGTTTCAGCGTCCGTTCCCCGCGCAGTTGCGCGTGGGCAAGGGCCAGATTTGCTTGAATTGCACGCCAGCAATCAACGTCTTCAGCCACGAGGCCTCGCCGATCCGCTTGAAGCGGACAAAGACCGAATACCGGGTGCTTGCCTCCGGTGGGCCGAACTTCAGCATCCGTTCCGTCGACCGGGTGACCGGCTATGTGCAAGGCCGCCCCGAACGCACCGAGTTTGAGCCATTCGACCTGTTACGCCACGATCTGCCCGGCGCCGAGCGCAACCGCGCTTACTTTCGCGAGCGCATCCGGCCGGCGGTGGTCGGTCGGGGCGTCGATCACTATGTGAGTTTCGTTGACCGGCTCGACATCGGCCAGCATCCGCCGATCGACGTCGCATCCCTGCAATTGACTTGCTCCAACGGACCCATCGCCGACCGGTTGCCGGTCGGTGCAGTGGATCTGCCGACCTCTGATACGCCTCGCGCGGTTACCTTCTCCAATATCACGACGGTCGTTGCAGAGGTTCCGCCACCGGTCAATGACGGCCTGTTCCGGCGGCTGACGGCCAATCTGGCGCGCAATTACGGCGCCATGGTCAACGTCGACGCGCTGCGGACCATCCTTGGCAGCTACGATTTCCGTGCGGTCTACGACGTTCAGGCGCGTCGCCGCCTGGAGTTGCTGCTCGAAGGCCTCGACCAGTTCGTGACCACCGACACCGATCACGTGGTGCGCGGGGCGGCGATCCGAATGCGAAATATCGAACTGGCCGTGGTCGACAGCAAGATCGGTGGTGAGGGCGAATTGTTCCTGTTGGGTTCGGTGCTTGACGCCTTCTTCGCGACCTTCGCCGGTATCAACATGCTGCACCGGTTTTCGGTTCGCGGCACGGAAAGCAACGCACACTACCTATGGCCAGCGAGAAGCGGATTGATCACGCCGCTCTGA
- the tssG gene encoding type VI secretion system baseplate subunit TssG, whose translation MASEKRIDHAALTAPDERDELSAFGFFSLVAHLERRFSDAPPIGSTDDPAREAVRFRAAPTLGFPAEEIAEIRQVKAASERVEVDVNFLGLHGPSSPLPPFYTERVMHADGMGSLGDFFDFFNHRLISLLLRIWRYYRHHLRFEEGATDAISVLIGTLFGLVPGEDTANQREWRARLLPHAGVLALCSRSAELVTGVISSHLNISARVEEFIWREIDIPQEAQWRLGRPGLELGVDTLAGETMPDIVGKFRLCLGPLNQLQFRSLLPGCESHTILCRLINFILREPLAWDLQLELALGQTPEWTLGEGELGWTTWIDPPKGTGSLVLL comes from the coding sequence ATGGCCAGCGAGAAGCGGATTGATCACGCCGCTCTGACGGCGCCCGACGAACGCGATGAGCTTTCGGCGTTCGGGTTCTTCTCGCTCGTTGCGCATCTCGAGCGGCGCTTCAGCGACGCTCCCCCGATCGGATCCACCGACGATCCCGCGCGGGAGGCGGTGCGCTTCCGTGCGGCGCCGACGCTTGGCTTTCCTGCCGAAGAGATCGCGGAAATCAGACAGGTCAAGGCCGCCAGCGAGCGCGTGGAGGTAGACGTCAACTTCCTCGGGCTGCACGGTCCCTCCTCCCCGCTGCCGCCCTTCTACACCGAACGGGTCATGCACGCGGACGGCATGGGTTCGCTCGGCGATTTCTTTGATTTCTTCAATCACCGTCTGATCAGCCTGCTGCTGCGGATCTGGCGGTACTACCGCCACCATTTGCGGTTCGAGGAGGGCGCAACCGACGCGATCTCGGTGCTGATTGGTACGCTCTTTGGACTCGTGCCCGGGGAAGACACAGCCAACCAACGGGAATGGCGGGCGCGGCTGCTGCCGCATGCCGGCGTCCTTGCCTTGTGCAGCCGGTCGGCCGAGCTCGTGACCGGTGTGATTTCCAGCCATCTAAATATTTCGGCCCGGGTCGAGGAATTCATCTGGCGCGAGATCGACATTCCACAAGAGGCGCAGTGGCGCCTTGGTCGGCCTGGTCTTGAGCTCGGCGTTGATACCCTTGCTGGTGAAACCATGCCAGACATCGTAGGCAAATTCCGGCTTTGCCTCGGCCCGCTCAACCAGCTGCAGTTTCGGTCGCTGCTACCCGGTTGCGAGAGCCATACCATCCTTTGCCGTCTCATTAACTTTATTCTGCGCGAGCCCTTGGCATGGGATCTCCAGCTAGAACTAGCGCTCGGGCAGACGCCGGAATGGACTCTGGGCGAAGGAGAATTAGGCTGGACGACATGGATCGACCCGCCCAAGGGAACCGGAAGCCTTGTTCTGTTGTGA
- a CDS encoding DNA -binding domain-containing protein produces MTGRLLCHRTEPPLTPYDREHAVTCMRLLDADAEGADWREVAEIALRIDPSQEPVRARRAHESHLVRAKCVSRHGYRRLALKPFGTLFAQLAGKFGGAVGC; encoded by the coding sequence ATGACCGGGAGACTGCTATGCCACCGCACCGAGCCGCCCCTGACTCCTTACGACCGCGAGCACGCCGTCACCTGCATGCGCCTCTTGGATGCAGATGCAGAGGGCGCGGACTGGCGCGAGGTCGCGGAGATCGCGTTGCGCATCGATCCCAGCCAGGAGCCGGTGCGCGCCCGCCGGGCCCATGAGAGCCATCTCGTTCGCGCCAAGTGTGTGAGTAGGCATGGCTACCGGCGGTTGGCGCTGAAGCCGTTCGGCACGCTATTTGCTCAGCTCGCTGGTAAATTTGGGGGAGCTGTAGGGTGCTAA